The following are encoded in a window of Pseudomonas graminis genomic DNA:
- a CDS encoding MFS transporter, with protein sequence MPTPSLDSGLHASTMKRLNLKLIPFLMLLYMVAYIDKSNISVAALQMNAELGLTARMYGIGVGLFFLTYILLEVPSSVILTRVGARRWIARIMITWGIVAAGMAFVQSANQLYGMRLLLGAAEAGFTPGIIYYLSQWYPKTDRAKAMSFFYIGAALASVIGLPLSGAFLHLDGYFGVSGWRWLFLLEGLPAVILGVVVLRYLPDSPQSTHWLHADQKDWLSRTIAAEQANSPISHHAAWQTAFRSRQVWLLSLFWLLQAFGTIGITLFLPLIVKSVSGQESFTVSVLSALPFLFACVFMYFNGTHSDRKGERGWHLALPLMAAGVLLALAVWTSNPWLAYGLLVVAVGLNWAATPVFWATTTEYLSGAAAAASIALINSIANIAGLGLPPVMGWIKDATQSYDYALLLVSAALLAGGVLGLFLARAPRAAPVAATATAAAAPATHITRGLDEAKAP encoded by the coding sequence ATGCCCACGCCATCTCTGGATTCGGGCCTGCACGCCAGCACCATGAAGCGCCTCAACCTCAAGTTGATCCCCTTCCTGATGCTGCTGTACATGGTCGCGTACATCGACAAGTCGAACATTTCCGTTGCCGCATTGCAGATGAATGCCGAGCTGGGCCTGACCGCCCGCATGTATGGCATCGGCGTGGGACTGTTCTTTCTGACCTACATCCTTCTTGAAGTCCCCAGCAGCGTCATCCTCACGCGGGTCGGCGCGCGGCGCTGGATTGCGCGGATCATGATCACCTGGGGCATCGTTGCCGCGGGCATGGCGTTCGTGCAGAGCGCGAATCAGCTGTACGGCATGCGCCTGCTGCTGGGCGCCGCCGAGGCAGGTTTTACCCCGGGAATCATTTATTACCTGTCGCAGTGGTACCCGAAGACCGATCGGGCCAAAGCCATGTCGTTCTTCTACATCGGCGCCGCACTGGCGTCGGTGATTGGCTTGCCGCTGTCAGGGGCGTTTCTGCACCTGGACGGGTATTTCGGCGTCAGCGGCTGGCGCTGGCTGTTTCTGCTGGAAGGCCTGCCGGCGGTGATCCTTGGGGTCGTGGTGTTGCGCTACCTGCCGGATTCGCCGCAAAGCACACACTGGCTGCACGCCGATCAGAAAGACTGGCTAAGCCGCACCATCGCGGCTGAACAGGCGAACTCGCCGATTTCCCACCATGCCGCCTGGCAGACTGCGTTTCGCAGCCGTCAGGTCTGGCTGTTGAGCCTGTTCTGGCTGCTGCAAGCGTTCGGCACCATCGGCATCACGCTGTTTTTGCCGCTGATCGTCAAATCGGTGTCCGGCCAGGAATCGTTCACTGTCAGCGTGCTGTCGGCGCTGCCGTTCTTGTTTGCCTGCGTGTTCATGTATTTCAACGGCACCCATTCCGACCGCAAGGGCGAGCGTGGCTGGCACCTGGCGCTGCCGCTGATGGCGGCCGGAGTGCTGCTGGCGCTGGCGGTGTGGACCAGCAATCCGTGGCTGGCCTACGGATTGCTGGTGGTGGCGGTCGGCCTGAACTGGGCGGCCACGCCGGTGTTCTGGGCGACGACGACCGAATACCTTTCGGGCGCTGCGGCCGCGGCGTCCATCGCGCTGATCAACTCCATCGCCAACATCGCCGGCCTTGGCCTGCCGCCCGTCATGGGCTGGATCAAGGACGCCACCCAGAGCTACGACTACGCGCTGTTGCTGGTATCGGCAGCCCTGCTGGCCGGCGGTGTGCTGGGACTGTTCCTGGCTCGCGCGCCCCGTGCAGCGCCTGTCGCTGCCACCGCAACTGCTGCCGCTGCTCCTGCCACTCATATCACCCGAGGTCTAGATGAAGCCAAGGCTCCTTAA
- a CDS encoding DUF262 domain-containing protein, translated as MAYKSSSIAGVIRRLNRDYYLPAIQRPYVWTPDQIVRLFDSLLKGYPISSFLFWDIEPAQAKTLDIYKFVEDFKYGDFHNETAIVTDQHLTLVLDGQQRLTSLLIGLRGTYKVKLKGKRWQNPDSWVRQSLFLDLLKDASDEESESDISYGLAFFAAAPAEQEGTHWFPVNSIMQFDDKELFDAYVEKLLDSLESRDTSRTDCRIVERNLKKLYHSVWVDESIAYFTETSRSLERVLDIFVRANEGGTKLSKSDLLLSTITTTWGDLNAREEIYNYVDYLNSGLARNNSFDKDWVMKACLVLSDLPNAYKVSNFTKKNLDLIRHNWDGIKTALEMTVRLANDFGIDRETLTSANALLPIAYYFFKTSIRFNSTNARDVEAMQAMHRWLVKALLASTFGGSSDGTISQSRKIIQESLVVSTEFPERALLLGLRRQSQIDFTDPRSLDDLLALTYQDWTTFFALSLLHPDKRWGSAQYHIDHIFPQASLTKARLLSQGVSEWTVDAFLQSKDRISNLQLLPYLDNIEKSDQPFDVWLEGRSSAFVEDHSIPADAGLYQTSRFLDFLNAREALLKARFAGILGFTGAGLVQAEDVAVPEAAEATEDDQPKK; from the coding sequence GTGGCGTATAAATCCAGCTCTATCGCAGGTGTCATCCGACGCCTGAACCGTGACTACTATTTGCCTGCCATTCAGCGCCCGTACGTGTGGACGCCGGATCAGATCGTTCGGCTGTTCGACAGCTTGCTCAAGGGTTACCCGATCAGCTCATTCCTTTTCTGGGACATCGAACCCGCCCAAGCCAAGACCCTGGACATTTACAAATTCGTCGAAGATTTCAAATACGGCGATTTTCACAACGAAACTGCCATCGTCACCGACCAGCACCTGACGCTGGTTCTGGACGGTCAGCAGCGATTGACATCGCTGTTGATCGGCTTGCGCGGCACTTACAAGGTCAAGCTCAAAGGCAAGCGCTGGCAGAACCCTGATTCATGGGTGCGCCAGAGTCTGTTCCTCGATCTGCTGAAAGACGCCAGCGACGAGGAATCCGAGTCGGACATTTCTTATGGATTGGCCTTTTTTGCCGCCGCGCCGGCGGAGCAGGAGGGGACACACTGGTTCCCCGTCAACAGCATCATGCAGTTCGACGACAAGGAGCTGTTCGACGCCTATGTCGAGAAACTCCTCGATTCGCTGGAGTCCAGAGACACTTCCCGCACGGACTGCCGGATTGTCGAGCGCAACCTCAAGAAGCTGTATCACTCGGTGTGGGTCGACGAGTCGATCGCTTATTTCACCGAAACCAGTCGCTCCCTCGAGCGGGTGCTGGATATTTTTGTGCGGGCCAACGAGGGCGGGACCAAGCTCAGTAAGTCCGACCTTCTGCTGTCGACGATCACCACCACATGGGGCGATCTGAATGCGCGGGAAGAGATCTACAACTACGTCGATTACCTGAACAGCGGCCTCGCCCGGAACAACAGCTTCGACAAAGATTGGGTCATGAAAGCGTGCCTGGTGCTCTCCGATCTGCCCAACGCGTACAAGGTTTCGAATTTCACCAAGAAAAATCTGGATCTGATCCGGCACAACTGGGACGGCATAAAAACCGCCCTGGAGATGACCGTGCGTCTGGCCAACGATTTCGGCATCGACCGCGAGACGCTGACAAGTGCCAACGCCTTACTGCCCATCGCGTACTACTTCTTCAAGACCTCGATTCGCTTCAATTCCACCAACGCCCGTGACGTCGAAGCGATGCAGGCCATGCACCGCTGGCTGGTCAAGGCGCTGCTGGCCAGTACATTCGGCGGCTCATCCGATGGCACCATCAGCCAGTCCCGCAAGATTATTCAAGAGAGTCTGGTGGTTAGCACCGAGTTTCCAGAACGGGCGCTGTTGTTGGGTCTGCGCCGGCAAAGCCAGATTGACTTCACCGACCCGCGCAGCCTGGATGACCTGCTGGCGCTCACCTATCAGGACTGGACGACGTTCTTCGCGTTGTCACTGCTGCACCCGGACAAACGATGGGGAAGCGCGCAATACCACATCGACCATATTTTCCCCCAGGCCAGCCTGACCAAAGCCAGGCTGCTGAGCCAGGGTGTTTCGGAATGGACGGTGGACGCGTTCCTGCAGAGCAAGGACCGGATCAGCAACCTGCAGCTGTTGCCCTACCTGGATAACATCGAGAAGTCCGACCAACCGTTTGACGTCTGGCTCGAAGGCCGCAGCAGCGCCTTCGTCGAGGACCATTCGATTCCGGCCGATGCCGGGCTGTATCAGACCAGCCGTTTCCTGGACTTTCTCAACGCCCGGGAAGCGCTGCTGAAAGCACGCTTCGCCGGCATTCTTGGCTTCACGGGCGCAGGGCTGGTACAAGCCGAGGACGTTGCGGTGCCCGAAGCCGCTGAAGCCACCGAGGACGATCAGCCAAAAAAGTAG
- a CDS encoding methyltransferase domain-containing protein, translated as MTTARPDFTTQLLMDAGIGTGMRVLDVGCGSGDVAFLLTGLVGETGEVVGIDHDDAALATARSRAIEGQLALPTFVQSGLLDVPASLGTFDAVVGRRVLMYQSDTVAAATALGRLLRPGGVMVFQEHDTTMVPASLDGFALHRQAQGWLREMIAREGADLHIGFHLHGILSKAGLAVENVRAECIVQTPDKAYALGYIVRACLPRIITLSVATADEVDIDTLQQRLDEERTQSEGIYIGDVMFGAWARKPRH; from the coding sequence ATGACGACTGCCAGACCCGATTTCACCACTCAGCTGTTGATGGATGCCGGCATTGGCACAGGGATGCGCGTGCTGGATGTGGGCTGCGGATCGGGGGATGTGGCCTTTCTGCTGACCGGGCTGGTAGGCGAAACGGGGGAAGTGGTAGGGATTGATCACGATGACGCGGCGCTTGCCACGGCGCGCAGCCGGGCCATTGAAGGTCAACTGGCGTTGCCGACGTTTGTTCAGAGCGGTTTGCTGGACGTGCCGGCATCGTTGGGGACTTTCGATGCGGTCGTCGGCCGCCGCGTGCTCATGTATCAGTCCGACACCGTGGCGGCAGCGACCGCGTTGGGCCGGCTGCTTCGGCCCGGCGGCGTCATGGTCTTCCAGGAGCATGACACCACGATGGTCCCGGCCAGCCTTGACGGCTTCGCCCTGCACCGCCAGGCCCAGGGCTGGCTGCGCGAGATGATCGCCCGCGAAGGCGCCGACCTGCACATCGGCTTTCATCTTCATGGGATTCTGAGCAAGGCCGGTCTGGCCGTGGAGAACGTGCGCGCCGAATGCATCGTGCAGACCCCCGACAAGGCCTACGCCCTGGGTTACATCGTCCGTGCGTGTTTGCCCCGGATCATCACCCTGAGCGTGGCGACCGCCGACGAGGTCGACATCGATACCCTGCAGCAGCGCCTTGATGAGGAGCGCACGCAGTCAGAAGGCATCTACATCGGCGACGTGATGTTCGGAGCGTGGGCGCGCAAGCCGCGTCACTGA
- a CDS encoding thiol-disulfide oxidoreductase DCC family protein, translating to MKPHGHSGLATGRAVVLFDGTCKLCNGWATFIISQDREHRLTLAAVQSPEGQALLKWAGLPQDQFNTIVLVENDRFYVRSDAMFKILAHLPARWHWLLLARIFPRVLRDWLYDKIALNRYQLFGRYDTCRLPAADHPDRFLGKNALK from the coding sequence GTGAAGCCCCACGGTCATTCCGGGCTTGCCACCGGCCGGGCCGTCGTGTTGTTCGACGGCACCTGCAAGCTCTGCAATGGCTGGGCGACCTTCATCATCAGCCAGGACCGCGAGCACCGGCTAACGCTGGCCGCCGTGCAGTCGCCCGAGGGTCAGGCGCTGCTGAAATGGGCGGGATTGCCCCAGGATCAGTTCAACACCATCGTCTTGGTGGAAAACGACCGCTTCTATGTGCGCTCGGACGCGATGTTCAAGATTCTGGCTCACCTGCCCGCGCGATGGCACTGGCTGCTTCTGGCACGGATATTCCCGAGGGTGCTGCGTGACTGGCTGTACGACAAGATCGCGCTGAACCGCTACCAGCTGTTTGGCCGTTACGACACGTGTCGCTTGCCCGCTGCGGATCACCCCGATCGCTTCCTGGGCAAGAACGCCCTCAAGTAG
- a CDS encoding aldo/keto reductase — MKFVKLGSTGLDVSRLCLGCMTFGDPDAGTHPWTLDEDASRPIIRHAVEQGINFFDTANSYSAGTSEVIVGKLLKEFTRREETVIATKVFFPANMWEGSKRPNEQGLSRKAIMANIDASLTRLGTDYVDLYQIHRWDYHTPIEETMEALNDVVRAGKARYIGASSMFAWQFAKAQQVAAANGWSRFVSMQNYLNLVYREEQREMIPLCLDQGVGLMPWSPMARGRLTRPHGQQTERTKTDISGQSFYEGTEAEDGRVIDVVEQIAGERGVPMAQVALAWVLAQRGVSAPIVGASKPHHLDDAIAALELVLSDDEVKRLEAPYVPHAVTGFA; from the coding sequence ATGAAGTTTGTGAAGCTGGGTTCCACGGGGCTGGACGTGTCGAGGCTGTGCCTGGGGTGCATGACGTTTGGCGACCCGGACGCCGGCACGCACCCGTGGACGCTGGATGAGGACGCCAGCCGTCCTATCATCAGGCACGCGGTCGAGCAAGGCATCAACTTCTTCGACACGGCCAACAGCTACTCGGCGGGCACCTCGGAAGTCATCGTTGGCAAGCTGCTGAAGGAATTCACCCGTCGCGAAGAAACCGTCATCGCGACCAAGGTGTTTTTTCCGGCCAACATGTGGGAAGGCTCGAAGCGACCCAACGAACAGGGGCTGTCGAGGAAAGCCATCATGGCCAACATCGACGCCAGCCTGACGCGGCTGGGCACCGACTACGTCGACCTGTACCAGATTCATCGCTGGGATTATCACACCCCCATCGAAGAAACCATGGAAGCGCTGAACGACGTGGTACGGGCCGGCAAGGCGCGCTACATCGGCGCGTCGTCGATGTTCGCCTGGCAGTTCGCCAAGGCTCAGCAGGTCGCGGCGGCCAACGGCTGGAGCCGCTTTGTGTCCATGCAGAACTACCTCAACCTGGTGTACCGCGAAGAACAGCGCGAGATGATTCCGCTGTGCCTGGATCAGGGCGTCGGCCTGATGCCATGGAGCCCGATGGCCCGTGGCAGACTCACCCGGCCCCATGGACAGCAGACCGAACGCACCAAGACCGACATTTCTGGCCAGTCGTTTTACGAGGGGACGGAAGCCGAGGATGGTCGCGTCATCGACGTGGTCGAGCAGATTGCCGGCGAGCGTGGCGTGCCTATGGCGCAGGTCGCGCTGGCGTGGGTGTTGGCCCAGCGTGGTGTGTCGGCGCCAATAGTCGGAGCTTCCAAGCCGCACCATCTGGACGATGCGATCGCGGCGCTGGAGCTGGTCCTCAGCGATGACGAAGTGAAACGCCTTGAGGCGCCCTACGTTCCTCACGCCGTGACGGGCTTCGCGTGA
- a CDS encoding methyl-accepting chemotaxis protein — MNLRRLNIAPRSLICFGFFAVLIAAVGLFSLLQASKLKDARDALQDNVLPTLLAIADIKNDLLTIRLGNTSLRAAQSAASNESAMKRVSQGRGDLENDVKRLKSLLISERGLNAYAQMERDMQAYLAVHARFLDAVAQKRDDIIVSLTEPSGEQTRAADTLAKDIATIAELANEKMHASDVAAEESYDQARNVIIAAIVVALAATLALAALFTRSLVAPIAKALAVAENIAANDLSKPIQVDGSDEPGRLLHALSVMQQNLRHTLSELGHSSNQLASTSEEMTAVTEESLRGVQRQNDEINQAATAINQMSAAVEEVANNASLASTAARDSSDSAEQGRLRVNETISAINELHDSVGATANEINGLAGQVQNISGVLDVIRGIADQTNLLALNAAIEAARAGEAGRGFAVVADEVRALAHRTQQSTAEIEKMIASIQGGTHKAVTAMGQSSERARVSLDVAGAAGRALADIKTAIVLINERNVSIATATEEQAQVAREVDRNLTSIRDLSLQTSAGANQTSAASNELSQLAVGLNGLVMQFRT; from the coding sequence ATGAACCTTAGACGCCTCAACATCGCCCCCCGCTCGCTAATTTGCTTTGGCTTTTTTGCCGTACTGATCGCCGCCGTCGGACTGTTCTCGCTGCTGCAAGCGTCGAAGCTCAAAGACGCAAGGGACGCCCTGCAGGACAACGTGCTCCCCACCCTCCTCGCCATCGCAGACATCAAAAACGACCTGCTGACCATCCGTCTCGGCAACACCAGCCTGCGAGCTGCGCAAAGTGCCGCGAGTAACGAGTCCGCCATGAAGCGCGTCAGCCAGGGCCGCGGTGATCTCGAGAATGATGTAAAGCGCCTCAAATCGCTGCTGATCAGCGAGCGTGGCTTGAATGCCTACGCGCAGATGGAGCGCGACATGCAGGCTTACCTCGCCGTTCACGCGCGCTTTCTCGACGCCGTGGCGCAGAAGCGCGATGACATTATCGTTTCATTGACCGAGCCGTCCGGCGAACAGACCCGCGCGGCCGATACGCTCGCGAAAGACATCGCCACCATCGCCGAGCTGGCCAACGAGAAAATGCACGCCTCGGATGTCGCGGCAGAGGAAAGTTACGATCAGGCCCGCAATGTCATCATCGCTGCCATCGTGGTGGCGCTGGCCGCCACCCTCGCCCTGGCCGCGCTGTTCACCCGCAGCCTGGTGGCGCCGATCGCCAAAGCGTTGGCCGTGGCCGAAAACATTGCCGCCAACGACCTGAGCAAGCCGATTCAAGTGGACGGCTCCGATGAGCCAGGCCGCCTGCTGCACGCGCTGTCGGTGATGCAGCAGAACCTGCGCCACACCCTCTCGGAGCTGGGCCATTCGTCCAATCAACTGGCCTCGACCTCCGAAGAAATGACCGCCGTGACCGAGGAATCCCTGCGCGGGGTTCAGCGTCAGAATGACGAAATCAATCAGGCCGCCACGGCCATCAATCAAATGAGCGCCGCGGTGGAGGAAGTCGCCAATAACGCCTCTCTGGCCTCGACGGCGGCGCGCGATTCCAGCGACTCGGCGGAACAGGGTCGTCTGCGGGTCAACGAAACCATCTCGGCGATCAACGAGTTGCACGACTCGGTCGGCGCCACTGCGAATGAAATCAACGGGCTGGCCGGCCAGGTGCAGAACATCAGCGGCGTGCTGGATGTGATTCGCGGCATCGCCGATCAGACCAACCTGCTCGCCCTCAACGCGGCCATTGAGGCCGCTCGCGCGGGCGAAGCCGGACGCGGTTTTGCGGTGGTGGCCGATGAAGTCCGCGCCCTGGCGCACCGCACCCAGCAGTCCACCGCCGAGATCGAAAAGATGATCGCCTCGATTCAGGGCGGCACCCACAAGGCGGTCACGGCCATGGGCCAGAGCAGCGAACGCGCGCGGGTCAGCCTGGACGTCGCCGGTGCCGCCGGTCGTGCCCTCGCCGACATCAAAACCGCCATCGTGCTGATCAACGAGCGCAACGTCAGCATCGCTACGGCCACGGAAGAACAGGCCCAGGTCGCGCGGGAAGTCGATCGCAACCTGACCAGCATTCGCGACCTGTCGCTGCAGACGTCTGCCGGTGCCAATCAGACCTCGGCGGCGAGCAATGAGCTGTCACAACTGGCGGTGGGCCTGAACGGTCTGGTGATGCAATTCAGAACTTAA
- a CDS encoding YncE family protein — MTFSRLPLSLLTSALLTASMSSFAGQIPGKASAKDIPVSHSDRVYAAEQFSNTVSVTDPVDNKLLGVISLGDPQPGNLSPLYKGEALVHGLGFSPDHKTLAVVSIGTNSVSFIDTETNTVKHKTYVGRAPHEAFFTPNGKEVWVTVRGEDYVSVIDAKTFEEKTRIKTPAGPGMQIFSPDGKYGYVCSSFNPETVVVSVADHKIVGHLQQVSPFCPNIAASADGKQVWFTLKDVGKAQVFDAAPPFKLIKTLDIGPIANHVNLVNNANGSFAYITVGGLNEVQVYRTDTFEKVATIPVGNLPHGVWPSGDGSRVYVGLENADGFAVIDTLSNTVIATIPIGQAPQAIAYVPNAVEKGPGTDNLKPLGVAGQAVHLTLNAVGKTAEQPPTSVSLFNQGLTQVLQAAVTGLEPKQPYTLALADKADGSGTLQPLSGFMTNPAGSAIVNAIGPIRQIVQSETPEQRRYLVVVAGKPDQLGGLVQVQAP; from the coding sequence ATGACTTTTTCCCGCTTGCCACTGTCACTGTTGACCAGCGCCCTGTTGACCGCCTCTATGTCGAGTTTCGCCGGACAGATTCCGGGTAAGGCGTCGGCCAAGGACATTCCGGTGTCCCACAGTGACCGGGTTTATGCTGCCGAACAGTTCTCCAATACGGTGTCGGTAACCGACCCGGTGGACAACAAGCTGCTCGGCGTAATCAGCCTCGGGGACCCGCAACCCGGTAACCTCAGCCCGCTGTACAAGGGTGAAGCGCTGGTGCACGGGCTAGGCTTCTCCCCGGATCACAAAACCCTGGCGGTGGTGTCCATCGGCACCAACTCGGTGTCCTTCATCGACACCGAAACCAACACCGTCAAGCACAAGACCTACGTCGGCCGCGCGCCCCATGAAGCGTTTTTCACGCCCAACGGCAAAGAGGTCTGGGTAACCGTGCGCGGAGAGGATTATGTGTCGGTGATCGACGCGAAAACATTCGAGGAAAAGACCCGCATCAAAACGCCGGCGGGCCCAGGCATGCAGATTTTCTCGCCGGACGGCAAATACGGTTACGTGTGTTCGTCGTTCAACCCGGAAACCGTCGTGGTCTCGGTGGCCGACCATAAAATCGTCGGTCACTTGCAGCAGGTCAGCCCGTTCTGCCCCAATATTGCCGCCTCGGCGGATGGCAAGCAGGTCTGGTTCACCCTCAAGGACGTGGGCAAGGCCCAGGTGTTCGACGCAGCACCTCCATTCAAGCTGATCAAGACGCTGGACATCGGCCCGATTGCCAACCACGTGAATCTGGTCAATAACGCCAACGGTTCGTTCGCGTACATCACCGTGGGTGGGCTGAATGAGGTGCAGGTCTACCGCACCGACACCTTCGAAAAAGTTGCGACGATCCCGGTCGGCAACCTCCCCCACGGCGTGTGGCCCTCGGGCGATGGCAGCCGCGTCTATGTCGGGCTGGAAAATGCCGATGGGTTCGCCGTGATCGATACGCTGAGCAACACAGTCATTGCCACGATTCCCATTGGTCAGGCACCCCAGGCAATCGCCTACGTGCCGAACGCGGTGGAGAAAGGTCCGGGCACCGACAACCTCAAGCCGCTGGGGGTGGCCGGCCAGGCCGTGCACCTGACACTGAACGCCGTGGGTAAAACCGCCGAACAGCCGCCGACCAGCGTCAGCCTGTTCAATCAGGGCCTGACGCAGGTGTTGCAAGCCGCCGTCACTGGCTTGGAACCGAAGCAACCCTACACCCTGGCGTTGGCCGACAAAGCCGATGGCAGCGGGACATTGCAGCCGTTGTCAGGGTTCATGACCAACCCGGCAGGCTCAGCCATCGTCAACGCCATCGGGCCGATTCGCCAGATCGTGCAAAGCGAAACACCCGAGCAGCGCCGCTATCTGGTGGTCGTCGCAGGCAAGCCGGATCAATTGGGCGGGCTGGTGCAGGTTCAGGCGCCGTAA
- a CDS encoding DUF305 domain-containing protein translates to MPRIPPRPLMCGLILQLAGMAMAQAHEGHIQGDTADPVTAEAPFITDNNVAMDKMMAGMGGKPSGDVDRDFVTMMTAHHQGAIDMALSMLKYGHNEQLKRIAQEIIVDQQQEIAAMAMAVGDPLPPSVASPTQSPDTQP, encoded by the coding sequence ATGCCAAGAATCCCACCCCGTCCGTTGATGTGCGGGCTGATCCTGCAGCTGGCCGGAATGGCCATGGCGCAGGCCCACGAAGGACACATTCAAGGCGATACCGCCGATCCAGTGACAGCCGAGGCGCCGTTCATCACGGACAACAATGTCGCGATGGACAAGATGATGGCCGGAATGGGCGGCAAGCCCAGCGGCGACGTCGACCGTGACTTCGTCACCATGATGACCGCGCATCACCAGGGCGCCATCGACATGGCGTTGAGCATGCTCAAGTACGGCCACAACGAGCAGCTCAAGCGCATCGCCCAAGAAATCATCGTCGACCAGCAGCAGGAAATCGCCGCCATGGCGATGGCCGTAGGCGACCCGCTGCCGCCCTCGGTGGCCTCGCCAACCCAGTCGCCCGATACACAGCCCTGA
- a CDS encoding CaiB/BaiF CoA transferase family protein, with product MSLPLDGIKVIEMGQLIAGPFAAKILADFGAEVIKIEPPGSGDPLRKWRLLHNGTSVWWAAQSRNKQSVTLDLRQAEAHDVVKRLVKDADILIENFRPGTLEKWGLGWETLSAINPGLIMLRVSGYGQSGPYRDLPGFGVIGEAMGGLRHLSGESGRTPVRVGVSIGDSLSALHGVIGVLLALRHREQHQGAGQQVDVALYESVFNMMESLIPEHSVFGAVREPAGSSLPGIAPSNAYRCQDGKYALIAGNGDSIYKRLMEKIDRPDLANDPELEHNDGRVRHVARIDAAISTWTAERGLDEVLAALKDANIPAGKIYDAADIAADPHYQARDMLLPSQLDDGTPVTLPGVVPKLLSTPGRVRSRAPTLGQHTDAVLSGVGIDAATREQWRARGLI from the coding sequence ATGAGCCTGCCGCTGGATGGCATCAAGGTCATCGAGATGGGCCAACTGATCGCCGGGCCGTTCGCCGCGAAGATCCTCGCGGACTTCGGTGCCGAGGTGATCAAGATCGAGCCGCCAGGCTCCGGCGACCCTCTGCGCAAATGGCGCCTGCTGCACAACGGCACGTCGGTGTGGTGGGCCGCTCAGTCGCGCAACAAGCAGTCCGTGACCCTCGACCTGCGTCAGGCCGAAGCCCACGACGTGGTCAAGCGCTTGGTCAAGGACGCCGACATCCTCATCGAGAACTTCCGCCCCGGCACCCTGGAGAAATGGGGGCTGGGCTGGGAGACCCTGAGCGCCATCAACCCCGGGCTGATCATGTTGCGGGTCTCGGGTTACGGCCAGTCCGGGCCTTACCGCGACCTGCCGGGCTTCGGCGTGATCGGCGAAGCCATGGGCGGTTTGCGGCATCTGTCCGGTGAGTCCGGCCGTACGCCGGTGCGCGTGGGCGTGTCCATCGGCGATTCGCTGTCGGCCCTGCACGGGGTGATCGGCGTGCTGCTGGCGCTGCGTCACCGTGAACAGCATCAGGGCGCCGGTCAGCAGGTGGACGTCGCGCTGTACGAATCGGTGTTCAACATGATGGAAAGCCTGATCCCCGAGCATTCGGTGTTCGGGGCGGTGCGGGAACCCGCTGGCAGCAGCCTGCCGGGGATCGCGCCGAGTAATGCCTACCGTTGCCAGGACGGAAAGTACGCTTTGATCGCCGGCAATGGGGACAGCATTTACAAGCGCCTGATGGAAAAGATCGACCGCCCGGACCTGGCCAATGACCCGGAGCTTGAGCACAACGACGGCCGCGTGCGCCATGTCGCGCGCATCGATGCGGCGATCTCCACCTGGACGGCCGAGCGAGGACTGGACGAAGTACTGGCTGCGCTCAAAGACGCGAATATCCCGGCCGGGAAAATCTACGACGCCGCCGACATCGCCGCCGACCCCCACTATCAGGCGCGGGACATGCTGCTGCCCAGCCAACTGGATGACGGCACGCCGGTCACCTTACCCGGTGTAGTGCCCAAATTGCTGAGCACCCCGGGGCGAGTTCGATCCCGCGCCCCGACGTTGGGCCAACACACAGACGCCGTACTCAGCGGTGTGGGCATCGACGCCGCTACCCGCGAGCAGTGGCGCGCGCGCGGCCTCATCTAA
- a CDS encoding VOC family protein, giving the protein MIDHLDHLVLTTIDIEACKDFYVRVMGMELQTFGSGRLAFRFGNQKINVHERGHEFEPKAHLPVPGALDLCFIASQSLDAVIAHLQAEAWPIVEGPVERTGATEPIRSVYVRDPDLNLIEISELR; this is encoded by the coding sequence ATGATTGATCACCTTGACCATCTGGTCCTGACCACCATCGATATTGAGGCCTGTAAAGACTTCTACGTGCGCGTGATGGGCATGGAATTGCAAACCTTCGGCAGCGGCCGTCTGGCGTTTCGCTTTGGCAACCAGAAGATCAACGTTCACGAGCGCGGTCACGAGTTCGAACCCAAGGCTCACCTCCCGGTGCCGGGCGCGCTGGACCTGTGCTTCATTGCCAGCCAGAGCCTTGACGCGGTGATCGCGCATTTGCAGGCCGAGGCGTGGCCGATCGTGGAAGGGCCGGTTGAGCGCACCGGCGCGACGGAGCCGATTCGGTCGGTTTACGTGCGTGATCCCGATTTAAATCTGATCGAGATTTCCGAGCTGCGGTGA